A genomic window from Vallitalea longa includes:
- a CDS encoding DJ-1/PfpI family protein yields MNIAVYLFDNYAEPELCVPTLMFNYIDENNVVMISSEQDVIKCADGKRILIDKKISQIDPEDIDVLIIPGGIPIIKDDIIKLIQQCEKNGAIIGGICGGVDYIAHAGILSGRKYTGYYEKDKTYDYLPTDGILTYSMYESDKNVVTAKTEAYLEFALELYHLAGFDVGPVEGYLQWFKSPFCWKCKD; encoded by the coding sequence ATGAATATTGCAGTATATTTGTTTGACAACTATGCTGAACCAGAATTATGTGTACCTACATTAATGTTCAATTACATTGATGAAAATAATGTAGTAATGATTTCTAGTGAACAAGATGTTATCAAATGTGCAGATGGAAAGAGAATATTAATAGACAAAAAAATAAGTCAAATAGATCCTGAAGATATAGACGTATTAATAATTCCAGGGGGTATACCAATAATTAAAGATGATATTATCAAGTTAATCCAGCAATGTGAAAAAAATGGTGCTATTATAGGAGGTATATGCGGAGGAGTAGACTATATAGCACACGCTGGCATTCTATCAGGAAGAAAATATACAGGTTATTATGAAAAAGATAAAACTTATGATTATCTACCAACCGATGGTATTCTAACTTACTCTATGTATGAAAGCGATAAAAACGTAGTAACAGCGAAAACAGAAGCCTACTTAGAATTTGCACTAGAACTATATCACTTAGCTGGATTTGATGTAGGTCCAGTGGAAGGATACCTACAATGGTTCAAATCTCCGTTCTGTTGGAAATGTAAAGACTAA
- a CDS encoding methyltransferase family protein, translating to MNEYLKYKQVFLTFSEYKYFNYALYFLFISEFIIWLFTSSFFVRKGKSHKHEPTLWIIIAGWIGSFILSYYFIGDDVSYDIRRMLLPHGFYYIGLCFLIFGTVLRDYSVWILKRAFTLNVQTTEKQKLMKIGPYRLIRNPAYTGSIISLLGISLSLRSIFSPILVLILCLVCYSIRINVEEKALAQRFGDEFTIYKKNTKRLIPYIY from the coding sequence ATGAATGAGTATTTAAAGTATAAACAAGTTTTTCTAACTTTTTCTGAATATAAATATTTTAATTATGCTCTTTACTTCCTTTTTATTTCGGAGTTCATTATCTGGCTCTTTACTTCAAGTTTTTTTGTGAGAAAAGGAAAATCACACAAACATGAACCAACTTTATGGATAATTATCGCAGGATGGATAGGTAGCTTCATCTTATCATATTATTTTATAGGTGACGATGTATCCTATGATATTAGAAGAATGTTACTTCCTCATGGTTTCTATTATATCGGATTATGTTTTTTGATTTTTGGAACTGTCCTTAGAGATTATTCTGTTTGGATTCTTAAGCGAGCTTTTACTTTAAATGTCCAAACAACAGAAAAACAAAAATTAATGAAAATCGGACCTTATAGATTAATCAGGAATCCTGCATATACTGGAAGTATAATAAGTCTTTTAGGTATCTCTCTATCACTAAGAAGTATATTCTCGCCTATATTGGTCTTAATATTATGTTTAGTCTGCTATAGTATAAGAATCAATGTTGAAGAAAAAGCATTGGCACAAAGATTTGGTGATGAATTTACTATCTATAAGAAAAACACTAAAAGATTAATTCCTTATATTTATTAA
- a CDS encoding amidase domain-containing protein, which produces MIFYLLLVVVFIGEIIHGICGKSFVILCDWYCYKNNSKYLEPRSAEELNDSWDLADPSPWISVKEFVSYWRSECDEVNYSRAEYRKNHSKIFNKSIYKGDVVILHDGVAGWISMPKHAMIISGYDDENEDFLLAGHSNNRQAYELLNAIDNYIVVEFIYIQ; this is translated from the coding sequence ATTATTTTTTATTTATTATTAGTAGTTGTTTTTATTGGTGAAATTATACATGGGATTTGTGGGAAATCTTTTGTTATTTTATGTGACTGGTATTGTTATAAAAATAATAGTAAATATCTAGAACCTAGAAGTGCAGAAGAACTAAATGATAGTTGGGATTTAGCTGATCCAAGTCCTTGGATAAGTGTTAAAGAATTTGTTAGTTATTGGCGATCTGAATGCGATGAGGTCAATTATTCAAGAGCAGAGTATAGAAAGAATCACAGTAAAATATTCAATAAAAGTATTTATAAAGGCGATGTTGTTATATTACATGATGGAGTTGCTGGTTGGATATCAATGCCAAAACATGCTATGATTATATCTGGATATGATGATGAAAACGAAGATTTTTTGCTTGCTGGACATTCAAATAATAGACAGGCTTATGAATTATTAAATGCAATAGATAATTATATTGTCGTAGAATTCATTTACATACAGTAA
- a CDS encoding GDSL-type esterase/lipase family protein: MIKWFISSTLIIIALKLYNAVNNIHSQWLSFHYNERLDYFTRLNKRLKAGGILFLGDSLTENFYLSEFFPDHYVINRGVSGDTTYGILCRLKTSVYDIKPNKIFLLIGINDIGNEKSLQYIINNIKLIITEIRKKLPDSKIYIQSIYPVHIDVNNKIKKRIVGKRNNKKINMTNRQLYGLSRKYNVTYINVNKKLKDKKGQLKYQYTQDGLHLSPLGYEIVAKELEKYM, translated from the coding sequence ATGATTAAATGGTTTATATCATCAACGTTAATAATAATTGCCCTAAAATTATATAATGCCGTAAATAACATCCATTCCCAATGGCTATCGTTCCATTACAATGAACGTCTAGATTATTTCACTAGACTAAACAAACGATTAAAGGCAGGAGGCATATTATTTCTAGGGGATTCCTTAACTGAAAATTTTTATCTATCAGAGTTTTTTCCAGATCATTATGTAATAAATAGAGGAGTATCTGGTGACACGACTTATGGTATATTATGCAGATTAAAAACAAGTGTATATGACATAAAACCCAATAAAATATTTTTATTGATTGGAATAAACGATATCGGTAACGAAAAATCTCTCCAATACATTATCAACAACATAAAATTGATAATAACCGAAATAAGAAAAAAATTACCTGATTCCAAAATATATATCCAATCAATATATCCTGTTCATATAGATGTAAATAACAAAATTAAAAAAAGAATTGTAGGTAAAAGGAATAATAAAAAAATAAATATGACAAATAGACAATTATATGGATTGTCAAGAAAATATAACGTAACTTATATTAATGTAAATAAAAAATTAAAAGATAAAAAAGGACAACTCAAATACCAATATACTCAAGATGGATTACACCTATCACCACTTGGTTATGAAATCGTTGCCAAAGAATTAGAAAAATATATGTAA